The Leptospira paudalimensis region ATTGTATTTTACGCTCGCTCCTGAAGTAAATTGGATGTAACGAACACCATCCACACAAACTTCGTCATATCCAAAATATTTAGCACACCCTCTGGAAATCGAACCACAACCAATGAAAAAAAGTGTGGAAACTAACATGAGTTTGATCGGTTTTATTGTTTTCATGTTTTTACTTCAATTCCTTTTTCTAGTGGTATTTGGTTCCAAATGGTTTCTAATTTTGCGAAATGTGCTGTAAGTTGGTTTTTATGATACAATACAATATTGGATTTTTTTAAATTGTGTAATGATTTTGGTATATGATACAAAACTTCTTTTGTGCGAATGATTTCGTCTTCCCAATCAATCAAATTTACTTTTTTCAGTTTGGCAAAAAGAATTTCTAATTGTGAAACAAACGTCTCTTTTCGTAATTCGGAAGCAATTGTAATTTCTGGAAATTGGTTTTCGATATGCGATTTAAATTGTGATAATAATTGGATGATTTGTTGTTTTTTGATTTTGGTTTCTTTTTCTAATTTGAGTAATAAGAAAGAAGTTAGATTTCCAATTGTAACTGTGTAGTGTTTTCCTAATGTATCCGCAACGAGTTTCACCACTTGGTCCGCTGGCATCTCCGTTGGAATTTCAAAAGGTTTACCATACTTTATGTATAATTTTGTTTTTTGGTAAGACAAGTGGTCATAGGTAAGTGTAAAACTATTAAAATGAAGTTTATCTATTTTTGATTTGATGTGGTAAGCACCACGTTTCACTTGGTTTAGAAATCCATCATGGTTGTATGTTCCCTCAGGAAACATAAACAAATTTCGACCTTTTCGAATGTGAGTTACCATTTCGGTCCATTCACTATCCACTTTGTCTCGGAGTTCCCCTTTTTTGATGAGTTCTCTAGCATTATCACGAAACGGGCGTTTGATGGGAACTGCTCCGATATAACGTAATAAAATCGGAATGATATTTGTTGCATCAATGAATTTGAAAATCCACTTCAAAAATCCTTTCGCACGAAATTCTTTTTGTAAAAATCCAGGTAAGAGGATGTCTTCTCTGGCAGGGATGATCATTTTGATTTTAGGATTGAGTCTTGGGTAAACCATGGAAAGGGAAACTACATCCGCTTCTGATACATGGTTACAAAGGAGAGCAGAGGGATAAGGGGCTTCTAATTCTTCTTTTGTTTCCGGGAAGTTTTCTTCGATGGAATGGAAAACAAGTCCTTTTGCTAAACTTACGAGATTGATGAGAAAGTCATAAGGGATCGTATGTTTTTTAGGTTTCATTGAGGTAGATTTCCTTTGAAAAGGAAGAAAAGTCAATAGCATTCTCTGGAGATGGAAAAGTGTTATTTGTGTTTCCATCCAAACGTAAAAACACAATTTGATGATTCAAGAAAACTTGCGGAAAATTCGGATTGTTTCCGACCAAACTGTACAATCTTCTTTACAACCTAAATTTTAGGTTATTGAATGCCATCACTCGTGTCTTGGGTACAGGTATTGTGAAAAGAAACAAACCAGTTACCATCCTATTCACATCTGTTGTGATGGTTTTTTCCACCTAAATTTGATTCTATCAAAAGCAATCCAACATAGGTCCCGCGATGCCAAGGGGAGGGACACGAGCCATGCCTCTTTTTATGAAATGATCCCACTTATGTCAGATAAGGATCCGTCGGAGCCAATTCGATTCTTCTATTTGGACAAAAATTTGTTTCGTTTCCACAAGTGGCAGGAACTTGGGGTGCACCCCCGTTTTGCCAAAATCCTACCGGATTCTACAGATTTCCCAATTCTCTTGCAAACTTGGGAACAAAAGTATCCAGAATCCAAAAAAGGCAATGTAGTCTGGATTTCACTCTATGAACCAAAGGAGGATTATGTCCAATCCACTTCTTCCTTTTTTCTTTTCCTCTCTCTCATTCCTTCAGGGATTTGGTTTTTCGTTGGGACTTTTTTCCTGTTGCAACGGACGATGGATGGGATCTTACGATTTTTTCGTTCATAATATGAACAAAAATTTCTTTACTTTGTTCAAAGACTGAACACATTTTGACAAAGAATGGGACTCAGGGGGCGAAGCTATGCCTGGGGTCCATTTTGAACGTGACTTTCCTTTTCCACACGGTGTCTGAAACGGACACAAATTCCTCCATGAAAGAACAATACGAATACAGTGACCACCACCTCAAGTTACTCCAATTACTTGATGAGAACCCACATTTATCGCAAAGAGATGCATCGGATGTGTTGGGACTCAGTTTAGGAAAGGTGAATTATATTTTGAAGGCATTCCTCGACAAAGGGCTTATCAAAATGAATAATTTTCGTAATAATAAAAACAAACTCGCATACACATATTTACTCACACCACAAGGAATCGAAGAAAAAGCTAGGATGACTCTTCATTTTTATGAAAAGAAAAAAAGAGAATACGAAGCACTTCGCGCTGAAGTAGAAAAGTTAGGTGAGACCATCGAAAAGTTAAGCTAATCGATTTGGGTTCTTTTACCAAAATTCATTAAAATTGAAACTGGAAATATGATTATGAATGTATCATCGAAAATTTACGTTGCTGGACACAAAGGTCTTGTTGGATCTGCTTTAGTAAAAGTTTTAAACAAGTCTGGATACACTAATGTGATTGGTAGGTCTCATCAAGAACTAGATTTAACCAACCAAAAGGATGTGATTCAATTTTTTGAATCGGAAAAACCAGAATATGTATTCCTTGCTGCCGCAAAAGTAGGTGGTATCCATGCGAATAATACTTATCCCGCTGAATTTATCTTTTCAAACTTACAAATCCAGAACAATATCATCGATGCTTCCTACCGTTATGGGATCAAAAAACTTTGTTTTTTGGGATCCTCATGCATTTATCCAAAATTTGCCAAACAACCAATGGACGAAGGTCAACTTTTAGATGGAAAGTTGGAGCCAACAAATGAACCTTATGCGGTTGCAAAAATTGCAGGCATTGTGATGTGTCAATCTTACAACCGTCAGTATGGCACAAATTTTATCTCAGTGATGCCGACAAATTTGTATGGCCCAGGAGATAATTACCATCCAGAAAACTCACATGTGTTACCTGCTCTTATGCGAAGATTCCATGAAGCTAAAGTGAATAAGTTACCTGAAGTTGTGATTTGGGGTACTGGTAAACCCCTTCGTGAATTTTTATATTCAGAAGACATGGCAAGAGCCTGTGTATTTCTTATGGAGAATTACGATGTAACAGGAGATCCAAAAGGTGGAGAACATGTTAACGTTGGTTCTGGAATTGAAGTAAGTATCAAAGAACTTGCAGAAACAGTGAAGGAAGTTGTGGGTTATAACGGAAAACTGATTTTTGATCCAACAAAACCAGATGGAACACCTAGGAAGTTACTCGATGTATCCAAACTCCACAAAATGGGATGGAAACATGAAGTGAATCTGAACGAAGGTGTTCGTCTGAC contains the following coding sequences:
- a CDS encoding lysophospholipid acyltransferase family protein, which encodes MKPKKHTIPYDFLINLVSLAKGLVFHSIEENFPETKEELEAPYPSALLCNHVSEADVVSLSMVYPRLNPKIKMIIPAREDILLPGFLQKEFRAKGFLKWIFKFIDATNIIPILLRYIGAVPIKRPFRDNARELIKKGELRDKVDSEWTEMVTHIRKGRNLFMFPEGTYNHDGFLNQVKRGAYHIKSKIDKLHFNSFTLTYDHLSYQKTKLYIKYGKPFEIPTEMPADQVVKLVADTLGKHYTVTIGNLTSFLLLKLEKETKIKKQQIIQLLSQFKSHIENQFPEITIASELRKETFVSQLEILFAKLKKVNLIDWEDEIIRTKEVLYHIPKSLHNLKKSNIVLYHKNQLTAHFAKLETIWNQIPLEKGIEVKT
- a CDS encoding MarR family EPS-associated transcriptional regulator; protein product: MKEQYEYSDHHLKLLQLLDENPHLSQRDASDVLGLSLGKVNYILKAFLDKGLIKMNNFRNNKNKLAYTYLLTPQGIEEKARMTLHFYEKKKREYEALRAEVEKLGETIEKLS
- a CDS encoding GDP-L-fucose synthase family protein gives rise to the protein MNVSSKIYVAGHKGLVGSALVKVLNKSGYTNVIGRSHQELDLTNQKDVIQFFESEKPEYVFLAAAKVGGIHANNTYPAEFIFSNLQIQNNIIDASYRYGIKKLCFLGSSCIYPKFAKQPMDEGQLLDGKLEPTNEPYAVAKIAGIVMCQSYNRQYGTNFISVMPTNLYGPGDNYHPENSHVLPALMRRFHEAKVNKLPEVVIWGTGKPLREFLYSEDMARACVFLMENYDVTGDPKGGEHVNVGSGIEVSIKELAETVKEVVGYNGKLIFDPTKPDGTPRKLLDVSKLHKMGWKHEVNLNEGVRLTYDDYSKSL